DNA from Deltaproteobacteria bacterium:
TCGCGATCACGTCGCCGAGCATCCGCTGGATGCGGGGATCGCGCATGCGGTCGAGGACCTGCTCGAAGTGCGACACGAAGCTGCGGTTGCAGCCGAGGAAGACGAGGCCCTTGCCGATCACCTCGCGGGTGTCGATCGCCACCGCGCGCTCGGACGGCCCGAACAGGACCGCGCACCCGCCCGGCCGGAGCGCGGCGACGGCCTGCGCCAGCGTCTCGCCGTTGGCGCTGCCCCCCACGCACTCGAAGGCGACGTCGATCGCGCCGCGCAGCCCGGCGAACGCCGTCGCGTCCTCGGCGTCGAGCACCGCGCCGACCAGGGCGGCGACGGCGCTCCGGCTCTCCCAGCCGTGTCCGGTCATCACGATCGCCTCCGGCGGCACCTGGTAGAAGCCGATCAGGGTGATCGCGACCATCTGCCCGATCGGCCCGTTGCCGAGGATGAGGTAGCGTCGATCGGGAAAGATCGGCGCCTTCTCGCAGCCCGCGAGCACCGTCGTGAGCGGCTCGGCGAGCGCCGCGACGCGATCCGGAACCTCCGCCGGCACCGGCACCACGAGCGACCCCGGATGCCGGAACACGCTCTGCGCCATGCCGTCGGTGTTGCTCGAGAGGTACAGGTGTTCGAGGCAGTAGTTCTCCCCGACGCCTCCCGGCCGGCACGCCGCGCAGCCCTCCGCCTTCGACGGATAGCGTTCCGGAAACGCGACGTAGCACGGAATGTTCGGCACGACCGCGACGCGCGTGCCGGGACGGATCCCGCCGCCCGGATGCGTCTCGACCACGTCGCCCACCCCCTCGTGCAGCAGCACGAGCGGCAGCTTCCGCGACAGCGCGGCGCGGTCGCGGGTGCCGGCGTAGAGCTTCAGATCCGAGCCGCACACCCCGGTCATGCGCGGCCGCACGAGCACGTCGCCCGGCCGCTCGAGGGCCACGGGGCGCTCGAGCGTCTCGATGCGAAACGGCTGCGTCAGCCGATAGGCGACCGCCGGATTCCAGCGTGAAGCTACCATCGGCTCCCGTCACCGGCGCGCTC
Protein-coding regions in this window:
- a CDS encoding alcohol dehydrogenase catalytic domain-containing protein, producing MVASRWNPAVAYRLTQPFRIETLERPVALERPGDVLVRPRMTGVCGSDLKLYAGTRDRAALSRKLPLVLLHEGVGDVVETHPGGGIRPGTRVAVVPNIPCYVAFPERYPSKAEGCAACRPGGVGENYCLEHLYLSSNTDGMAQSVFRHPGSLVVPVPAEVPDRVAALAEPLTTVLAGCEKAPIFPDRRYLILGNGPIGQMVAITLIGFYQVPPEAIVMTGHGWESRSAVAALVGAVLDAEDATAFAGLRGAIDVAFECVGGSANGETLAQAVAALRPGGCAVLFGPSERAVAIDTREVIGKGLVFLGCNRSFVSHFEQVLDRMRDPRIQRMLGDVIASEPVPVRSADDLNRAFYQAWTNGDGRKTLLVWPGLE